A single genomic interval of Astyanax mexicanus isolate ESR-SI-001 chromosome 4, AstMex3_surface, whole genome shotgun sequence harbors:
- the LOC125801140 gene encoding uncharacterized protein LOC125801140 isoform X2 produces MPHVDAGAHDSLHHTSVEGGEDYAPESSSSQPPEEVEPLMCLSDVHTQVPVTVDNFHRRSSNVQGEVGMLAPSEVHNNLLRLLYIDAEVVFSAPMLQVFHLLPVAGLISVRDASNHCRVVRKLHNMTAWMERN; encoded by the exons atgccacacgttgatgctggagcacacgactctctccaccacacatctgtagaaggaggtgaggactacgctcccgagtccagctcgtctcagcctcctgaggaagtagagcctcTGATGTGCCTTTCTGatgtgcacacccaagtacctgtaacTGTCGAcaacttccaccgcagatcctccaatgtgcagggggaggtgggcatgcttgccccttctgaagtccacaataatctccttcgtcttctttacattgatgcagaggttgttttttCTGCACCAAtgctccaggtgttccacctcctgcctgtagctggactcatctctgttcgtgatgcatccaaccactgccgtgtcgtccgcaaacttcacaatatgacagcctggatggagag aaattaa